One stretch of Oceanithermus profundus DSM 14977 DNA includes these proteins:
- a CDS encoding PulJ/GspJ family protein: MLKRQGFTLLEVVLAIALATMAVGVIVSVFGATTVGARITHQAEASSQVMALIEEELEQGNAVLTAGGVWDYGELPAVIPVSRQDLNRYRLEIERQGVESFAGGGDVVRYGILLCSMPVGASEESCSQTVFRAPPPAAATSAGVTTDTASQLYIGGEDPTGSANVVATNGTSTQTYTSYGTYALAAGYTVTGNNVVNASGIRYAPEVASGGGAVQVYYKADSGAILVTVGKDEPALTLPAIELTGPAGFSAAVPEGETRFAEAEPGTYRIVAPNATYGGYDYAARYGSSANSDGSFQVTVGAVKRVNLRYVATNGKLRLEFKGGGPAPKVALKRKVGSDYTLLESFVLPTTKSYERMDPATYAVALDGPYQSDGIDYALEFRRYDPSRSAWSPWFKESEARFDLIPGEETVIWMRAYPVTGKVTLHIDGPSDLQTTVTLAGLKPDGSLFKREFTRPGVYTVGNLVPGSYSLQASSGQDSAGNYYLVQGPESFLLAAGEAKDVTLSYGQAQEGTLVVFNVSTAYGPRWENEPAAYKTAVVEANSVSVPSDAWVVHRSFQPFLIPPGKDGWICTEDPITGTFITYKVSSFLQQPQNQWVDCLSYRGNEGSLLVRRVTASVAPISGYFFNEVSVLRDQVPSNFEARFRVEQDVNGGLYVREPAKVRSSDLTEDPNAAGRWRASKGEQLQDLTTVTQFMALGSYTGSQCDFWALDVKVIDPGGVIYTDSKTYSRQEHVTMPISVLGLTGKKAYLSVFAQCP, from the coding sequence ATGCTCAAGCGTCAAGGGTTTACGCTTCTCGAGGTCGTCCTGGCCATTGCGCTCGCCACGATGGCCGTGGGCGTGATCGTAAGCGTATTCGGAGCAACCACGGTCGGAGCTCGCATTACCCACCAGGCCGAGGCCTCGAGCCAGGTCATGGCGCTCATCGAAGAGGAGCTCGAGCAGGGGAACGCGGTTTTGACCGCAGGGGGCGTATGGGACTACGGGGAGCTCCCCGCGGTGATCCCGGTCAGCCGGCAGGACCTCAACCGCTACCGCCTCGAGATCGAGCGGCAAGGTGTCGAGAGCTTCGCCGGCGGTGGCGACGTGGTGCGCTACGGGATCCTGCTTTGCTCCATGCCCGTAGGAGCCAGCGAGGAGTCGTGTAGTCAGACGGTTTTTCGCGCTCCACCGCCCGCCGCCGCAACCAGCGCCGGCGTTACCACCGACACCGCCTCGCAGCTCTACATCGGGGGTGAAGACCCCACCGGCAGCGCCAACGTGGTGGCGACCAACGGCACGTCCACCCAGACCTACACCAGCTACGGCACCTATGCGCTTGCTGCGGGCTACACCGTGACCGGCAACAACGTCGTCAACGCTTCGGGCATTCGCTATGCGCCCGAGGTGGCCTCGGGTGGCGGCGCGGTGCAGGTCTACTACAAGGCAGATAGCGGGGCGATCCTCGTGACGGTAGGCAAGGACGAACCCGCCCTTACCCTGCCGGCGATCGAGCTTACCGGACCTGCCGGATTTTCCGCCGCGGTTCCTGAAGGCGAAACGCGGTTCGCAGAGGCGGAGCCGGGCACCTACCGGATCGTTGCGCCGAATGCGACCTACGGCGGCTACGACTACGCTGCCCGTTACGGGAGCAGCGCCAACTCGGACGGGAGCTTCCAGGTAACCGTTGGCGCCGTCAAGCGTGTCAACCTCCGCTACGTGGCCACCAACGGAAAACTGCGGCTTGAGTTCAAGGGGGGAGGCCCCGCCCCGAAAGTGGCGCTCAAAAGGAAGGTGGGCTCCGACTATACCCTCCTCGAGAGCTTCGTCCTGCCGACGACGAAGAGTTACGAGCGCATGGACCCCGCAACCTATGCCGTCGCCCTCGACGGCCCCTACCAAAGCGACGGGATCGATTACGCACTCGAGTTTCGGCGCTACGACCCCAGCCGATCTGCGTGGTCTCCTTGGTTTAAGGAAAGCGAGGCACGCTTCGACCTGATCCCGGGCGAGGAAACCGTCATCTGGATGCGCGCCTATCCCGTGACCGGCAAGGTTACTTTGCACATCGACGGCCCTTCGGATTTGCAAACTACCGTCACCCTCGCAGGCCTCAAGCCCGACGGGTCGCTGTTCAAGCGCGAGTTCACCCGCCCAGGCGTGTACACCGTGGGGAACCTCGTACCGGGCAGCTACAGCTTGCAGGCCTCGAGCGGGCAGGACTCCGCGGGCAACTACTACTTGGTGCAGGGACCCGAGAGCTTCTTGCTTGCGGCTGGGGAGGCTAAAGACGTAACCCTATCCTACGGGCAGGCCCAAGAAGGAACCTTGGTGGTCTTCAACGTCAGCACCGCTTACGGCCCGAGGTGGGAAAACGAACCCGCGGCCTACAAAACCGCGGTCGTCGAAGCCAATTCGGTCAGCGTTCCGAGTGACGCGTGGGTAGTGCACCGCAGCTTCCAGCCCTTTCTCATTCCCCCGGGCAAAGACGGCTGGATTTGCACCGAGGATCCCATCACGGGAACGTTCATTACCTACAAGGTCTCGAGCTTTCTTCAGCAGCCGCAGAACCAGTGGGTGGACTGCCTGAGCTACCGGGGGAACGAAGGCAGCCTCCTCGTCCGAAGGGTCACCGCCAGCGTGGCTCCGATCAGCGGCTACTTCTTCAACGAGGTGAGCGTCCTAAGAGACCAGGTTCCGAGCAACTTCGAGGCGCGCTTCCGCGTAGAGCAGGACGTCAACGGCGGCCTCTACGTCCGGGAGCCGGCCAAGGTTCGGAGCAGCGATCTTACCGAGGACCCCAACGCCGCGGGTCGCTGGCGCGCAAGCAAAGGTGAGCAGCTCCAGGACCTGACCACGGTAACGCAGTTCATGGCGCTCGGGTCCTATACCGGGTCGCAGTGCGACTTCTGGGCTCTCGACGTCAAGGTTATCGATCCCGGTGGTGTGATCTACACCGACTCCAAGACCTACAGCCGCCAAGAGCATGTCACCATGCCCATCTCGGTTTTGGGATTGACCGGCAAGAAAGCCTACCTAAGCGTGTTTGCGCAATGCCCGTAA
- a CDS encoding pilus assembly FimT family protein translates to MKCARGFSLFELVVVLAIIAAVTFMVTGRGESDAYERQVALNEAAKIRFFVSKGFAQARSSNEPIEVVATGHRLMLRGARSGTVYDTLDTKVYAASVSGVTTTLYPSGTVTGGDCTLALEGSYSTLRFAIQPGGLVREVLGDVDCPTTLTVAGTRPSLPTGTGGAPPTDPPPPPPPTELDPPPPPPTGSTTGSLQVNIENPGSAGTDPEGDLRLHNDTGLIRTIDRDTLVSGLDAGTYTLYAFPITLNGCAYEPTRDTFNIGILPNDTSFVTVTYQGADSRLNYVTLNGLSTSEAVVLEREGGTAVLRFKAVGAQTVTVSDTPTDFSADLPTTVNDPGDVEYELTFAYAPNLEPQQRTARIEVQLDGCGTSDNAVVDVVQDAGSAPLSIVVSGLPAGVTVPVHLESADARCKNLDFDTGNATLEEELPATCSYRVWGERLQHGGNYYEPQPVDFTLNAYEPKTVSLRYELNQGYVEVAVAGLPAGAPDVTVNVTGPVSESASVAPSGNHTFTLPPGTYSVEATPTEVVVGGVRYVLDNPTQSVALANGDRRSVTFAYRQIDGLVTISTSGLPSNEETQIRVQPQVGSAYIISLNGGDSKTLPFAPGQYLLTASDSGNYYVVGGGGVLNVASGGSYTVTFTFRRKTGILRIRVDHHKAWVDGVGTAYGDGDSAFEFRDFRVPTGTYTVKGNDTYVYITSAPQYRYRLISGNNKSATVTYNGTTTVTMDYIIERRNRYCVFVCWWGSWYKVGD, encoded by the coding sequence ATGAAATGCGCAAGGGGTTTTTCATTATTCGAACTCGTGGTCGTTCTGGCCATAATTGCCGCGGTCACCTTCATGGTGACCGGGCGCGGCGAGAGCGACGCGTACGAGCGTCAGGTGGCCCTGAACGAGGCTGCGAAAATTCGCTTTTTCGTTAGCAAGGGCTTCGCGCAAGCGCGAAGCAGCAACGAGCCCATCGAGGTGGTGGCCACCGGGCACCGCCTGATGCTGCGCGGCGCTCGCAGCGGCACGGTGTACGACACCCTCGACACCAAGGTCTATGCGGCGAGCGTCTCGGGCGTGACGACCACCCTTTACCCTTCCGGGACCGTCACGGGGGGCGACTGTACCCTGGCCCTCGAGGGATCGTACAGCACGCTGCGGTTCGCCATTCAACCTGGGGGGCTGGTCCGGGAGGTCTTGGGCGACGTCGACTGCCCCACGACCTTGACGGTTGCGGGTACGCGGCCGTCCCTTCCCACCGGAACGGGAGGCGCGCCCCCCACCGATCCGCCCCCTCCCCCGCCGCCCACGGAGCTCGATCCCCCGCCCCCTCCACCGACAGGGAGCACCACGGGCTCCTTGCAGGTCAACATCGAAAACCCGGGAAGCGCTGGAACCGACCCCGAAGGGGACCTCCGCCTCCACAACGACACCGGCCTGATTCGGACGATCGACCGCGACACGCTGGTTTCAGGCCTCGACGCAGGAACGTACACGCTTTATGCGTTCCCGATCACGCTAAACGGGTGCGCCTACGAACCCACACGCGACACGTTCAACATCGGCATCCTCCCCAACGACACCTCTTTCGTCACGGTGACCTACCAAGGAGCGGATAGCCGCCTGAACTACGTAACGCTCAACGGTCTCTCCACAAGCGAGGCGGTCGTTCTCGAGCGCGAGGGCGGCACGGCGGTCCTCCGGTTCAAGGCGGTGGGGGCGCAGACCGTCACGGTGTCGGACACGCCAACGGACTTCAGCGCCGATCTCCCCACTACGGTCAACGACCCTGGAGACGTCGAGTACGAGCTCACCTTCGCTTACGCCCCGAACCTCGAGCCCCAGCAGCGCACTGCCCGCATCGAGGTACAGCTCGACGGTTGCGGGACAAGCGACAACGCCGTGGTGGACGTGGTTCAGGACGCCGGCAGCGCCCCACTCTCCATCGTAGTTTCGGGGCTTCCCGCGGGTGTCACGGTGCCCGTCCACCTCGAAAGCGCCGATGCCCGCTGCAAGAACCTCGACTTCGATACCGGGAACGCAACACTCGAAGAAGAGCTGCCCGCTACCTGCTCTTACAGGGTATGGGGCGAACGGCTTCAACACGGGGGCAACTACTATGAGCCCCAGCCGGTCGACTTTACTTTGAACGCCTACGAGCCCAAGACCGTCTCGCTACGCTACGAGCTAAACCAGGGGTATGTGGAGGTTGCCGTTGCGGGCCTGCCAGCGGGGGCCCCGGACGTAACGGTGAACGTCACCGGACCCGTCAGCGAGAGCGCCAGTGTGGCTCCGAGCGGCAATCACACCTTCACGCTTCCACCGGGAACCTACTCCGTGGAAGCCACCCCTACCGAAGTCGTGGTTGGAGGGGTGCGCTACGTTCTCGACAACCCTACACAGAGCGTGGCCCTTGCCAACGGGGACCGGCGATCGGTCACCTTCGCCTACCGCCAGATCGACGGCCTGGTGACCATCAGCACATCGGGCCTGCCCTCGAACGAGGAAACGCAGATCAGGGTCCAGCCGCAGGTGGGAAGCGCCTACATCATTAGCCTTAACGGGGGCGACAGCAAGACGCTTCCCTTTGCTCCCGGCCAGTACCTTTTGACGGCCAGCGATTCGGGCAACTACTACGTGGTTGGGGGTGGCGGCGTACTCAACGTGGCTTCCGGAGGGAGCTACACGGTTACCTTCACCTTCCGGAGGAAAACCGGGATCTTGCGCATTCGCGTTGACCACCACAAGGCCTGGGTCGACGGCGTGGGCACGGCCTACGGTGACGGGGACAGCGCCTTCGAGTTCCGCGACTTCAGGGTACCTACGGGCACCTACACCGTTAAGGGGAACGACACCTACGTCTACATCACCTCGGCTCCTCAGTACCGGTACAGGCTCATCAGCGGCAACAACAAGAGCGCAACCGTTACTTACAACGGCACGACCACGGTAACGATGGACTACATCATCGAGCGCAGGAACCGCTACTGCGTCTTCGTCTGCTGGTGGGGGTCCTGGTACAAGGTGGGTGATTGA
- a CDS encoding type II secretion system F family protein: MKRYRYEALTADGGTTSGEIQAAGELDALEKLSARGLEPFEIRPIANSLFEGIKRRSGPLRLVDYVELYRGLAQMVSAGAPLLEALETIEESTERPQLAAVVRELHDLVRGGTKLAEAMRMTGKFPEAHIATVTAAEESGKLDKALYSMATAVDQLKDLYAKVKEAMTYPLLILALTVGISYYLLTRLVPKILGQFMEIGLQQVPGPTKVTMAVADFLNRYGLILVVLIVGLIYLFGVWARTPQGRRTLDAFKLKAKLIGPITKKIALVQFGQTLGFLYEHGVSLNEALSIAGKASGNVLVEEAAERVRARLEAGMTLSEALADDKEIFTPKFVAAARIGERSANLADPFYAAARNYNQDAMLQAGGLSKVLEPILLVFLAVIVGAIMLSIFLPMYDLMDQLRQTR, from the coding sequence ATGAAACGCTACCGCTACGAAGCACTAACGGCCGACGGTGGTACGACCAGCGGCGAGATCCAGGCCGCCGGCGAGCTCGACGCCCTCGAGAAGCTCTCGGCTCGAGGGCTCGAGCCCTTCGAAATCCGCCCGATCGCAAACAGCCTTTTCGAGGGCATCAAGCGGCGCTCGGGCCCTCTGCGCCTCGTAGATTACGTTGAGCTCTACCGGGGGCTCGCACAGATGGTCAGTGCTGGCGCCCCTTTGCTCGAGGCCCTTGAAACCATCGAGGAATCGACCGAGCGTCCGCAGCTTGCCGCGGTCGTCCGCGAACTGCACGACCTCGTACGCGGGGGCACGAAGCTCGCCGAGGCCATGCGGATGACCGGGAAGTTCCCGGAGGCCCACATCGCCACCGTGACCGCCGCCGAGGAATCGGGAAAACTCGACAAGGCGCTCTACTCCATGGCCACCGCCGTGGACCAGCTCAAGGATCTGTACGCCAAGGTGAAGGAGGCCATGACCTACCCCCTCTTGATCCTCGCCCTCACGGTGGGGATCTCCTACTACCTCCTCACCCGACTGGTGCCCAAGATTCTCGGGCAGTTCATGGAGATCGGTTTGCAGCAGGTTCCGGGCCCGACCAAGGTCACCATGGCCGTCGCCGATTTCTTGAACCGCTATGGGCTCATCCTCGTCGTCCTGATCGTTGGCTTGATCTACCTTTTCGGAGTGTGGGCTCGAACCCCCCAGGGGCGGCGAACCCTCGACGCCTTCAAGCTGAAAGCGAAGCTAATCGGCCCCATCACCAAGAAGATCGCCCTCGTGCAATTTGGTCAGACGCTGGGGTTCTTGTACGAGCACGGGGTCAGCCTCAACGAAGCTCTCAGCATCGCCGGAAAGGCCAGCGGCAACGTGCTCGTCGAAGAAGCCGCGGAGCGCGTTCGGGCGCGCCTCGAGGCGGGAATGACCCTGTCCGAGGCCCTGGCCGACGACAAGGAGATTTTCACGCCTAAGTTCGTGGCCGCCGCCCGGATCGGCGAACGCTCGGCAAACCTCGCAGATCCCTTCTACGCCGCGGCGCGAAATTACAACCAGGACGCCATGCTCCAAGCAGGGGGCCTCTCAAAGGTCCTCGAGCCCATCCTGTTGGTCTTCCTTGCCGTGATCGTCGGAGCCATCATGCTCTCCATCTTCCTTCCCATGTACGATCTCATGGATCAGTTGAGGCAGACGCGATGA
- a CDS encoding type IV pilin protein, which yields MRKNKGFTMIELMVVIGILAILMAFLLPRIARAQKSGNDQAAISYLREISQAEAQYRGRTFTYTGNIADLQALEPPLPAAPTGVTAALISGDATGFCAVARHDDGTYWHQATQDGIKPMSVKASAAQPTACE from the coding sequence ATGCGCAAGAACAAAGGCTTCACGATGATCGAGCTCATGGTGGTGATCGGCATCCTGGCGATTCTCATGGCCTTCCTGCTGCCCCGGATCGCCCGCGCCCAGAAGTCCGGCAACGACCAGGCCGCCATCTCCTACCTGCGGGAGATCTCCCAGGCGGAGGCGCAGTACCGCGGCCGCACCTTCACCTACACCGGCAACATCGCCGACCTCCAGGCCCTCGAGCCTCCGCTCCCGGCCGCTCCTACCGGGGTCACCGCCGCGTTGATCAGCGGCGACGCGACCGGCTTCTGTGCGGTCGCGCGTCACGATGACGGCACCTACTGGCACCAGGCGACTCAGGACGGCATCAAGCCGATGTCCGTCAAGGCCAGCGCCGCCCAGCCGACCGCCTGCGAGTAG
- a CDS encoding replication-relaxation family protein, protein MALADLLKSDGALTLNQARRWVSGALPEPDRVLHVYGLEVPVFLSPELADADDGLVMHAAMVGEMRRILEVPATAWRAANATRTDHTGLEPDAVWNSKRGRIAVEFDAGRYPRDRVTAKLKHYDLAYDGQIWGVLRPARIGYVQRLARELGLKRPPTITVEP, encoded by the coding sequence ATGGCGCTCGCTGATCTTCTGAAAAGCGACGGGGCCTTGACCCTGAACCAGGCGCGCCGCTGGGTCTCGGGGGCACTCCCCGAGCCAGATCGCGTCTTGCACGTCTACGGCCTCGAGGTGCCGGTCTTCCTCTCGCCCGAGCTTGCCGACGCGGACGACGGTCTGGTCATGCACGCCGCCATGGTGGGCGAGATGCGGCGGATTCTCGAGGTGCCGGCAACAGCATGGCGGGCGGCGAACGCGACCCGAACAGACCACACCGGCCTTGAGCCGGATGCCGTATGGAACAGCAAACGCGGGCGAATCGCCGTGGAGTTCGACGCCGGACGCTACCCGCGTGACCGTGTGACGGCCAAGCTCAAGCACTACGATCTCGCCTACGACGGACAGATATGGGGGGTGCTCCGGCCTGCAAGGATTGGCTACGTGCAGCGCCTGGCACGCGAGCTCGGACTCAAGCGGCCGCCGACCATCACGGTCGAGCCGTGA
- a CDS encoding type II secretion system protein, producing the protein MKRSGFTLIEIVIVLAIIAVLIVFLAPRGQRAQSQQDELMAQSHGGIVYQAVQNYLLQKVNKTVNDFVTVAGLASASSTPPGYTPAGDLYDCTAGVNVNTAVRWPQAPPSVRCVLDVSAAGERFAVVTWVDGHIKTYYVNGRAVLR; encoded by the coding sequence ATGAAGCGAAGCGGGTTTACCCTCATCGAAATTGTGATCGTCCTGGCCATTATCGCGGTGCTCATCGTCTTCCTGGCGCCGCGCGGGCAACGCGCCCAGTCGCAACAGGACGAACTCATGGCCCAAAGCCACGGAGGAATCGTTTACCAGGCGGTGCAGAACTACCTGCTGCAAAAGGTCAACAAGACCGTAAACGACTTCGTGACGGTCGCTGGCTTGGCTTCGGCCTCGAGCACGCCGCCAGGGTACACGCCGGCCGGCGATCTTTACGACTGCACCGCTGGGGTCAACGTGAACACGGCGGTGAGGTGGCCGCAAGCACCCCCCAGCGTGCGCTGCGTTCTCGACGTGAGCGCTGCGGGCGAGCGCTTCGCCGTCGTCACCTGGGTCGACGGGCACATCAAGACCTACTACGTCAACGGGCGCGCCGTCTTGCGCTAG
- a CDS encoding prepilin-type N-terminal cleavage/methylation domain-containing protein: MKNRRGFTLIEILLALAVAAGLMLVLMRIFGSASDTALTVNAAATLEAELATARATIEQAFNDKSFIAPFYGESAAVGLLYSVDTAKPRQTASLQSSTRVDFDTAPPHSPVATGVVFNGGPRGAVFGVTEGDTYVDTDCPVGLAWTPATEYHAAGTVELGVGAALKARYNGDFVDDTLYLRTDQNAWMPVLEGVKGFRLDYLYRNRTGGGAKNYPSDGNVPWEVDNAQILTPTPAANDGQELQLTQVVAHVTLERGGTERSATIPLSARPLKPVRYLEACGSAVRAKGTLILEISGLPSERSGVRPVSVSGPDPAVSGSYDYSKTWPSIDAGTYTVTAGPLEINEGGLIRRYVPRKDPDVPHDLARTMSWNVSVNSWSPRRVRVVYEEEPAVLLWSKPVIYVTIPFSWVVPSNAGAGLAGPSGSVNYWYMSTSKPQLGNDFIDRACDAGYPCTGDLGYGVYGLPYPVWGGTETVYARPGNYTATVQGILHQTTLLKFTVIPAFPLVYVVFSPCTNVTVLDEAAGTARTYPVGSGQATEVRTDILCPFLF, translated from the coding sequence ATGAAGAATAGAAGAGGCTTTACCCTGATCGAAATCCTGCTGGCCCTCGCGGTAGCGGCAGGGCTGATGCTCGTCCTGATGCGGATCTTCGGCTCGGCATCGGACACCGCGCTCACGGTAAACGCCGCGGCTACGCTCGAGGCCGAGCTCGCCACCGCGCGGGCTACCATCGAGCAGGCCTTCAACGACAAGAGTTTCATCGCGCCGTTCTACGGGGAGTCCGCCGCAGTAGGTCTTCTCTATTCGGTGGACACGGCCAAGCCGCGGCAGACGGCCAGCCTGCAAAGCTCGACGCGCGTAGACTTCGACACCGCGCCACCGCACAGCCCGGTGGCCACCGGCGTCGTTTTCAACGGTGGCCCGCGAGGTGCGGTCTTCGGCGTAACCGAGGGCGACACCTACGTCGACACCGACTGTCCGGTCGGGCTGGCCTGGACGCCGGCCACGGAGTACCACGCCGCGGGCACCGTCGAACTCGGCGTTGGCGCGGCCCTCAAAGCGCGCTACAACGGGGACTTCGTCGACGACACCCTCTACTTGCGCACCGATCAAAACGCGTGGATGCCGGTCCTCGAGGGGGTCAAGGGGTTCCGCCTCGACTACCTCTACCGCAACCGCACGGGCGGAGGGGCCAAGAACTACCCGAGTGACGGAAACGTCCCCTGGGAGGTAGATAACGCACAGATCCTCACCCCCACTCCAGCGGCTAACGACGGGCAGGAATTGCAATTGACCCAGGTCGTGGCCCACGTCACGCTCGAGCGGGGCGGCACCGAACGAAGCGCCACGATCCCCTTGAGCGCGCGTCCGCTGAAACCCGTGCGCTATCTCGAAGCGTGTGGGAGCGCGGTTCGCGCAAAAGGAACCCTTATTCTTGAAATCTCGGGCTTGCCTAGCGAGCGAAGCGGGGTGCGCCCAGTAAGCGTGAGCGGGCCTGACCCCGCCGTTTCCGGCAGTTACGACTACTCGAAAACCTGGCCCAGCATCGACGCCGGAACCTACACCGTCACCGCCGGCCCCCTGGAGATCAACGAAGGCGGCCTGATCCGGCGCTACGTGCCGCGCAAGGATCCCGACGTGCCCCACGACCTCGCCCGCACCATGTCCTGGAACGTGAGCGTCAACTCCTGGTCGCCGCGGCGCGTGCGCGTCGTCTACGAAGAGGAGCCCGCCGTACTCTTGTGGAGCAAACCGGTCATCTACGTCACCATCCCCTTCTCCTGGGTGGTCCCGAGCAACGCCGGGGCCGGACTTGCGGGCCCCAGCGGGTCGGTAAACTACTGGTACATGAGCACGTCGAAGCCGCAGCTCGGCAACGACTTCATCGACCGTGCCTGCGACGCCGGCTATCCCTGTACCGGTGACCTTGGTTACGGCGTCTACGGCCTCCCCTACCCCGTTTGGGGTGGAACCGAGACCGTTTACGCCCGCCCCGGCAACTACACCGCCACGGTTCAGGGGATCCTGCACCAGACGACGCTGCTCAAGTTCACCGTCATCCCCGCCTTCCCCCTCGTCTACGTTGTCTTCAGCCCCTGCACGAACGTCACCGTCCTCGACGAGGCGGCCGGAACCGCGCGAACCTATCCGGTGGGCAGCGGCCAGGCCACCGAGGTTCGGACGGACATCCTCTGCCCCTTCCTCTTCTGA